The genomic window TGGAGCGGGACAGGTTGGATACCCAAAGGGAGTGTTCTCCGCTTCAGATGGATCCAGGCGCGTTTCTTCTGGACACTACCGGTTTGTCCTTGGAACAGGTGGTAGAAGTCCTTGAAAAAGAGGTGAGGTTGAGGCTTGGTGAGAGAGCTTAAGCAGAGCCGTTTCCTTTACTGCCTAGTGAAGGGCCTCTTTCGCGGGGCCCTCTCGTTGTATTTTAGGGTACATGTGAAGGGATTGAAGGGGCGTTCTCTGCCCTCCCCCTTGATAGTGGCTTCTAACCATTGTAGCCACCTGGATCCACCTTTAGTAGGATCCTTCTTCCCTGGAGACCTTTGTTATCTGGCTAAGGAGGAGCTCTTTCGAAGCCCCTTTATGGGATGGATGTTGACGCATCTTGGAGCTTGTCCCGTAAGAAGAGAGGACGCCCAGGGAGCGGGCGGCGTGATGCGGCTTATGCTGAAGATACTGAGGGATGGGCGCAGCCTTTTGATCTTCCCGGAGGGCACCCGCTCTATGGATGGAAGGCTTCAACCCCTTGAGGAGGGGGTGGCCTTCTTGAGCTTGAAGGCCAATGTGCCTATTTTGCCTGTCTTTGTAAGAGGAACTTTTGAAGCCTTTCCCAAGGGTGCTAAGATGCCAAGGCGCGGGGATATAACGTTGAGCTTCGGCGACATAATAAGTCCCGAGCCTTTCTTGAATGCTCACGGTAACGGCAGGGAAGCCAGGGGAGGGCTGCTTTCGGCATTAGAGGCGTCGTTTAGGGAGTTGGAACGGGATTTATGATGGAAGACGGAGCCATAGTAGTGTCCATAGACCCAACCGACGAGGCTTCCATCGAAGAGACAGAGGCCCTGCTGGCCAACTTGGGTTACAGAAGGTTCCGCCGGATGGTTCAGAAGCGGCGGTGTCCAGATCCTTCCAGCTACATAGGCTCCGGTTTCTGCCTTAAGGTGGCCGGTGCGGCGGCGGAAGGCGGTTTCCGTTTGGTGGTTGTGGATGGTCAGCTTACCCCGACTCAGAGGAGAACTTTGGCTGATTTGCTTAAGTTGGAGGTTTGGGATAGGCCTTATCTTATAATGAAGATATTTGAATCCAGGGCCCATACTGCGGAAGCTAAGCTTCAAGTTCAGTTGGCGGCGATGAAGCATGAGATCCCTTACCTCAAGGGCCTGGGATTTCAGATGTCCAGGGCAGGGGGCGGCATAGGGACCAGGGGCCCCGGCGAAACCGAGTTTGAGCGGCACCGGCGTAAGATAGTTCGCCGTGCCAGGGCTGTGGAGGCCAAACTAGATGAACTGCGCCGGAGACGCTCCGCCCAGAGAGAGCGTAGGGAGAGGCTCGGCATAAAGACCGTTGCCCTGGTTGGTTATACAAATAGCGGGAAGACCACCCTTCTATCCAAGTTATCAGGAGATGTGGATGTGAAGGGGGCGGATAAGTTGTTTGCCACCCTTGATACCCTTACCAGGGGGGTTCGTCTTGACGACCACAGGGTGGTGATATTCTCCGATACCGTTGGATTCATAAGGAAACTCCCTGTGGAGCTTGTGGCGGCGTTTCGAGCTACCCTGGAGGAGGTCGCCCTTGCAGATATGGTGGCTATGGTGATAGACGGGGCTTCTCCTGAGGCGATAAACCACCTTGATGTGATAGAAGAAGTGTTGGATCAGATAGGAGCCGGTAACGTCAGGAGGCTGGTGCTGCTTAACAAGAGGGATATATGGGATTCAGACGGCGAAGGATTTGAGATTCTCAGCGCTGTTAAGGCTAGGGGATTTCCTGTTTTCCCGGTAAGCGCCCTAACCGGCCAGGGAATACAAGAGTTTTTGGCGTGGCTTTCCGATGTCATTTGAATCCGATCCCAAGCCCCTCCCGTTTATAGAGGGTTTACGGCGTTGCATTTAGCGCTTTAGTGGGGCTTTTCTCGTGTAGGGGGGGAATGGCTTTTGTTCAGCATGACCGGTTATGGTACCGCCAAAGTGGAGGGTGACTGGGGAACCATGACCCTTGGGATAACCAGTGTCAACCATCGATATCAGGAGATAACCGTGAAGCTGCCTAGAGAGCTCACATGGTGGGAGCCTTGGTTTCATAGAAGGATAAGAAGCGCTTTCTCGCGAGGTAAGGTTAACTGCCGGTTGGATGTTCTATGGGGTGGGCGATGTGGAGTTGGCATGGTAAACCGGGATTTTCTTGAGGCCCTCTACAGGGATGTTTCGTCGGTAGCATCTGCTGTTGGGGCTCCTCCGGTAGAGCTTGGGGATCTACTGGGAGTAAGCGGAGTTCTTGATGGAAGGTCCATCGCAATGGATGAAGATTCGTTGGAGGGGATCTTTGCCGACTTGCTAGACAGGGCTGTTGAGGATTGGAATGGCAGCCGCAGATCCGAGGGGGATTTCCTCTGGCGGGAGGTTCTGGGCAGGCTCTCCATCTATGAGAACATCATAGATCGTCTAAGCTCCGCGTGGAGTAGTGCCAGAGAACTGGCGTTCAGCCAGGCTAAGGAGCGAGTGTCTGCGGTGTTGAAGGATATGGATCTTAAGCTAGATGAGTCCCGCTGGGCTCAGGAATTGGTTTTGATGGCGGACAGATGGGATGTGGAGGAGGAGATCTTAAGGATACGATCCCATCTCATTCAGTTTCGCCAGGTTGGAACCAAGGATGGCCCTTGTGGAAAGCGTTTGGATTTTATAGTTCAGGAGCTTAACAGGGAGACCAACACCATAGGATCCAAGGTCAATGACGCGGAGCTTAGGGCCATGGTGGTTGACGCTAAGGTTGCCCTGGAGATGGTGCGGGAGCAGATTCAAAATCTGGAGTGAGGATCATGAGGATGTTGCACGTGGGTTTTGGGAACATGGTTTCTGTGGACAGGATAATTGCGATAATCAGCCCAGCTTCTGCGCCTATAAAGAGATTAAAGGACGAAGCCCAGCGGGAGGGCCGTCTTGTTGATGCCACCCAGGGCAGAAAGACCAGGGCAATACTTGTCATGGACAGTGGTCACGTGATACTCTCTGCTCTTCAGCCTGAGACGCTTTCCAATCGATTTTCAGCGGAAGGGGCGACAGAGGATGGAGAGTAGTAATTCCCGAAGGGGGACCCTCTTCGTTATATCCGGTCCCAGCGGCGCTGGGAAAGGTACGCTTCGTAAGATCCTTTTTGACAGGTTGCCGGGACTCTTTTATTCGGTATCCTACACCACCAGATCCCCAAGACCCGGGGAGACGGATGGAGTGGAGTATAGGTTTGTGTCGGAAGAAGAGTTTAAGCGTATGATAGACGAAGGGGTTTTCCTGGAGTGGGCCTACGTGCATGGCAAATACTATGGCACTAGTGCGGACGATATTGAGCGGATGCTCGCACAGGGCAGGGATGTGGTGCTTGAGATTGATGTCCAAGGAGCCAAACAGGTGAAGCAAAGGATGCCGGATGCGGTAACCATCTTTGTGGAACCCCCATCCGTTGAGGAATTGGAGCATCGTCTTCAGGGGCGAGGAACCGAAGGGGAGGGTGAGATGTCCTTGCGTCTTAAAAACGCATTGGATGAGCTTTCCCATGCCGGGGAGTATCAGTACAGGGTGGTTAATGACCGAGTCGATGACGCCGCAGAGGACTTGGTAAGGATAATAGATAGCCATAGGAAATCCAATGGGAGGTGTTGACCTGTGATATTCTGTGATATCGATAGGATATGCAGGGAGAGAAAGATACCCAATAAGTACGTTTTGGCACTGGTTGTGGCGGCTAGGGCGAGGCAGCTCAGCGAGAGGAAGGGGCGTCTTGGAGATGATGAGAAGTACATCTCTAGGGCTATAGATGAGATCAGCCGTGGAGATGTAGTGCTCTCCTATGGGGTAGATCCTCAACCGGATGCCAGCCTTAAGGAGGCCAGGTAAATTGCCCGCTTGGAAGAGGGGACGCCGTGTCCTTGTGGGGGTGTCCGGCGGCATATCCGCCTATAAGATATTGGATTACATAAGGCATCTCCGCAGGCTGGATTGCGAGTTGGAGGTCATCTTAACCAAAGGGGCGGAGGCCTTCGTAAGCCCTCTGGTCGTATCCACATTGACGGGCCGGCGTTGCTGGTTGGAGGAAGACTTTCTTGACCCCTCAAGGGGTTATCAGATTCCCCACATAAGCTTGGCGGATTGGGCGGAGGTTTTTGTAATAGCCCCTTGCACGGCTAACGTGCTCAGCATTGCCGCCGCTGGCGCTTCGGATACCCTGTTAGGGGCGGCCCTTTTGGCGGTCCGGTGTCCGGTTTTGATCTTCCCGGCCATGAACGTGCACATGTGGGAGCACAAAGCTACCCAGCGAAACCTTCTAACCTGTGCCCAGTGGGGGTATGAGGTTATACCGCCAGAGGAGGGGGCCCTTGCATGCGGTTACGAGGGCAAGGGACGTCTCCCCTCCACGGGGGTTTTGGTGGAACACACGTGGCGGGCCCTTTGCCCGGATAAATCCTTCCGGGGCAGGTCTTTCCTCATAACCGCCGGGCCTACTTGGGAGTTTATAGATCCCGTCAGGTTCATAAGCAATCCCAGCTCCGGTAAGATGGGAGTTGAACTGGCCAGGGCTGCATGGTATCGGGGAGGAGATGTCACGTTGATCTGTGGCCCCGGGGTGTCGGTGGATGTTCCGGGGGCTAAGGTTATCCCCGTGATATCCGCCGAGGACATGCTCTTAAGATGCCTGGAGAACCGAAGCGCGGATGTGGTGATAAAGGCTGCCGCGGTGGGTGACTATCGGGCTGCAGCCCCCAGTTCATCGAAGATAAAGAGGGAGGGGCGTGGAAAGCTTACCTTGGACCTAGTAAGCAATCCGGATATTGCTGCAAGGTTGGGTGAAGGGAAGCGGGAGTCTCAGATCCTGGTCGGCTTTGCCGCCGAGACGGACAACCTGGACGAGAACGCCCTTAAAAAGATGAGATCCAAGGGGCTGGATGCCATCGTGGCCAATGACGTTACGGAGGAAGGTTCCGGCTTTGGGGTTGATACCAACCGGGTCGTCATGTTGGACAGGGCTGGTGGGCGATTTGAGTTTTCCGGGACCAAAGAGGATGTGTCCCACCTTATCCTTGATCGGGTGGCGGCTATGATGGAGGGGGCCAAGTAGGTTAGTGGGTATGCTGGGGGTCCTGATAGCAGGTCCTTGGCGGGGGCCTCTGTCTTACCTTTGGGGA from Thermanaerothrix sp. includes these protein-coding regions:
- the coaBC gene encoding bifunctional phosphopantothenoylcysteine decarboxylase/phosphopantothenate--cysteine ligase CoaBC, whose protein sequence is MPAWKRGRRVLVGVSGGISAYKILDYIRHLRRLDCELEVILTKGAEAFVSPLVVSTLTGRRCWLEEDFLDPSRGYQIPHISLADWAEVFVIAPCTANVLSIAAAGASDTLLGAALLAVRCPVLIFPAMNVHMWEHKATQRNLLTCAQWGYEVIPPEEGALACGYEGKGRLPSTGVLVEHTWRALCPDKSFRGRSFLITAGPTWEFIDPVRFISNPSSGKMGVELARAAWYRGGDVTLICGPGVSVDVPGAKVIPVISAEDMLLRCLENRSADVVIKAAAVGDYRAAAPSSSKIKREGRGKLTLDLVSNPDIAARLGEGKRESQILVGFAAETDNLDENALKKMRSKGLDAIVANDVTEEGSGFGVDTNRVVMLDRAGGRFEFSGTKEDVSHLILDRVAAMMEGAK
- the hflX gene encoding GTPase HflX, with the translated sequence MMEDGAIVVSIDPTDEASIEETEALLANLGYRRFRRMVQKRRCPDPSSYIGSGFCLKVAGAAAEGGFRLVVVDGQLTPTQRRTLADLLKLEVWDRPYLIMKIFESRAHTAEAKLQVQLAAMKHEIPYLKGLGFQMSRAGGGIGTRGPGETEFERHRRKIVRRARAVEAKLDELRRRRSAQRERRERLGIKTVALVGYTNSGKTTLLSKLSGDVDVKGADKLFATLDTLTRGVRLDDHRVVIFSDTVGFIRKLPVELVAAFRATLEEVALADMVAMVIDGASPEAINHLDVIEEVLDQIGAGNVRRLVLLNKRDIWDSDGEGFEILSAVKARGFPVFPVSALTGQGIQEFLAWLSDVI
- a CDS encoding DUF370 domain-containing protein codes for the protein MLHVGFGNMVSVDRIIAIISPASAPIKRLKDEAQREGRLVDATQGRKTRAILVMDSGHVILSALQPETLSNRFSAEGATEDGE
- the gmk gene encoding guanylate kinase codes for the protein MESSNSRRGTLFVISGPSGAGKGTLRKILFDRLPGLFYSVSYTTRSPRPGETDGVEYRFVSEEEFKRMIDEGVFLEWAYVHGKYYGTSADDIERMLAQGRDVVLEIDVQGAKQVKQRMPDAVTIFVEPPSVEELEHRLQGRGTEGEGEMSLRLKNALDELSHAGEYQYRVVNDRVDDAAEDLVRIIDSHRKSNGRC
- a CDS encoding YicC family protein, with product MTGYGTAKVEGDWGTMTLGITSVNHRYQEITVKLPRELTWWEPWFHRRIRSAFSRGKVNCRLDVLWGGRCGVGMVNRDFLEALYRDVSSVASAVGAPPVELGDLLGVSGVLDGRSIAMDEDSLEGIFADLLDRAVEDWNGSRRSEGDFLWREVLGRLSIYENIIDRLSSAWSSARELAFSQAKERVSAVLKDMDLKLDESRWAQELVLMADRWDVEEEILRIRSHLIQFRQVGTKDGPCGKRLDFIVQELNRETNTIGSKVNDAELRAMVVDAKVALEMVREQIQNLE
- a CDS encoding DNA-directed RNA polymerase subunit omega, with product MIFCDIDRICRERKIPNKYVLALVVAARARQLSERKGRLGDDEKYISRAIDEISRGDVVLSYGVDPQPDASLKEAR
- a CDS encoding 1-acyl-sn-glycerol-3-phosphate acyltransferase; its protein translation is MKGLKGRSLPSPLIVASNHCSHLDPPLVGSFFPGDLCYLAKEELFRSPFMGWMLTHLGACPVRREDAQGAGGVMRLMLKILRDGRSLLIFPEGTRSMDGRLQPLEEGVAFLSLKANVPILPVFVRGTFEAFPKGAKMPRRGDITLSFGDIISPEPFLNAHGNGREARGGLLSALEASFRELERDL